In Pseudomonas fluorescens NCIMB 11764, a single window of DNA contains:
- a CDS encoding GlcG/HbpS family heme-binding protein gives MNSAFVVAAPDQVAQRQDVSLAMANDLLTAALTACHADGRTAVAAVVDRGGNLVAVQRDDNVGPHNTLAAQRKAYTALSTKTSTRVLAERARANPDAENLNTLDELLLLGGGVPLKFDGQVIGAIGVAGAGGAANDEGCAEVAINKVLPAVKN, from the coding sequence ATGAACTCTGCGTTCGTCGTTGCAGCTCCGGATCAGGTTGCGCAGCGCCAGGACGTGTCACTTGCAATGGCCAACGATTTGCTAACGGCCGCGCTGACCGCCTGTCACGCCGATGGCCGCACAGCCGTTGCCGCAGTTGTCGACCGTGGCGGCAATCTGGTTGCCGTGCAACGCGATGACAATGTCGGCCCGCACAACACGTTAGCCGCGCAACGCAAAGCCTATACCGCCCTGTCGACCAAGACTTCGACGCGGGTGTTAGCTGAGCGCGCTCGCGCTAATCCAGATGCTGAAAACCTCAACACCCTCGATGAGTTGTTATTGCTCGGTGGAGGCGTGCCATTGAAATTCGATGGTCAGGTCATCGGCGCCATCGGGGTGGCCGGTGCAGGCGGCGCTGCAAACGATGAAGGTTGTGCAGAGGTCGCTATCAACAAAGTTTTACCTGCCGTTAAAAA